Proteins found in one Sporosarcina jeotgali genomic segment:
- a CDS encoding MurR/RpiR family transcriptional regulator, protein MDFENRLQKHSAEFTENDRKIAEHLLNEKNIAQKSITDLAEEIDVSPSSITRFCKKIRFASFQQMKYALLAARTEKRVNDEEVECVASYYQSIIASTQQFMDTGQTERIANDLIHAKRVLFCGIGNSGLIAKEFNSRIERMGIDSTAITDAHAMVMKSALLVEEDVYMCFSYTGKTQSVLDATRQAKDCGARVIVITTNDAEELTALADEVVLVANHVFVDDEKFINTQISSLFYLDVLTYRLLENSKLMEQRNKTLEALKRFG, encoded by the coding sequence ATGGATTTTGAAAATCGCCTGCAAAAGCACAGCGCGGAGTTCACCGAGAACGATCGTAAAATCGCGGAACATTTACTGAACGAAAAAAATATTGCTCAAAAATCGATTACGGATCTGGCTGAAGAGATTGACGTTTCGCCTTCTAGTATCACCCGCTTTTGCAAAAAAATTCGGTTTGCCAGTTTCCAGCAGATGAAATACGCGTTACTTGCAGCGCGCACCGAAAAACGTGTGAATGATGAAGAAGTGGAGTGTGTAGCCAGTTATTATCAGTCCATTATTGCGTCCACTCAGCAATTCATGGACACAGGCCAGACGGAGCGCATTGCAAATGATCTAATTCACGCAAAGCGTGTTCTGTTTTGCGGTATTGGGAATTCGGGTTTGATTGCAAAAGAATTCAATAGCAGAATTGAGCGGATGGGAATCGATTCAACTGCGATTACGGACGCGCATGCGATGGTTATGAAAAGTGCATTGCTCGTGGAAGAAGACGTGTATATGTGCTTTTCGTACACTGGGAAAACGCAAAGCGTGTTAGACGCTACTCGACAGGCGAAAGATTGCGGAGCACGGGTCATTGTCATTACAACAAATGATGCCGAGGAGCTGACTGCACTTGCAGATGAAGTGGTGCTGGTTGCAAACCATGTATTTGTCGATGATGAAAAGTTTATCAACACCCAAATTTCAAGTTTGTTTTACTTGGATGTGCTGACATACCGTTTGCTGGAAAATTCAAAGTTAATGGAGCAGCGCAACAAAACGCTTGAGGCACTTAAACGATTTGGATGA
- a CDS encoding YfcC family protein has product MSEKTGISKKKWRMEAPHPFVILFTVIIIMAIATYLIPAGEYDRAVNDDGKSYVVDGSYHRIDAEPAGILPVFEAVHKGMVQSAPIIFFIFIVGGAFNVFRESNAIEGAFGSISSKLEGKEMYLIPIVMLFFGVAGAAIGMFEESLPFILIMIPLAIMMGFDSLVGTGMVLVGVASGFTAAFMNPFTIGVAQGIAEVPIFSGMGLRVIFWFIYMAVAILYVLRYARKVKRDPKASIMYEEDKKRNIRVDLMKEHSLTGKQITTLIILVATLIALGFGVIKFEWYITEISALFLIMALIIGLVNGKGINGTAMSFVRGCEELVVGALVVGFAYGALVILQESSTIDTILYAVSSVVSQLPSSLGAIGMYIMQCLLNIIVTSGSGQAALSMPIMAPLSDLLGVSRQTSVLAFQMGDGLTNIITPTSGLLLAALAMAGISFAKWFKWVWPLILIQFVLGAIFVTIAHVFVWPA; this is encoded by the coding sequence ATGTCAGAGAAGACGGGTATTTCAAAGAAGAAGTGGCGAATGGAAGCACCGCATCCATTCGTTATTTTATTTACAGTTATCATCATCATGGCAATCGCTACGTACTTAATTCCTGCGGGAGAATATGATCGGGCTGTAAACGATGATGGCAAATCGTATGTGGTAGACGGTTCTTATCATCGAATTGACGCTGAACCTGCAGGGATTCTGCCTGTATTTGAAGCTGTGCATAAAGGGATGGTGCAGAGTGCACCCATCATCTTTTTCATATTCATCGTAGGCGGTGCATTTAACGTTTTCAGAGAATCGAATGCGATTGAAGGGGCATTCGGGAGCATCTCTTCCAAGCTGGAAGGGAAAGAGATGTATCTGATTCCGATTGTAATGCTGTTCTTCGGAGTAGCGGGAGCAGCGATTGGGATGTTTGAAGAGTCTCTGCCTTTCATTCTTATCATGATTCCGCTTGCGATTATGATGGGCTTTGACTCGCTGGTCGGAACTGGAATGGTGTTAGTTGGCGTGGCATCAGGTTTCACGGCCGCTTTTATGAATCCATTCACGATTGGAGTCGCACAGGGGATTGCTGAAGTCCCGATCTTTTCTGGCATGGGATTGCGGGTCATCTTTTGGTTCATCTATATGGCGGTCGCTATTTTGTATGTCCTTCGCTATGCGCGTAAAGTGAAGAGGGATCCAAAGGCGAGTATCATGTATGAGGAGGATAAAAAGCGCAATATTCGCGTGGATTTGATGAAAGAACATTCCTTGACTGGAAAGCAAATCACCACTCTCATCATTTTAGTCGCAACACTTATTGCTCTTGGATTTGGTGTGATCAAATTCGAATGGTACATTACTGAGATTTCCGCGCTGTTCTTAATCATGGCGCTGATCATCGGTCTTGTGAACGGCAAAGGCATTAACGGAACGGCGATGTCATTTGTTCGTGGATGTGAAGAATTGGTAGTGGGCGCATTAGTTGTTGGATTTGCGTATGGCGCATTAGTGATTTTGCAGGAAAGCAGCACAATCGATACGATTTTATATGCCGTTTCAAGTGTTGTGTCGCAATTGCCATCCAGTTTAGGGGCAATCGGAATGTATATTATGCAATGTCTGCTCAATATCATCGTAACTTCCGGAAGTGGTCAAGCAGCACTCAGTATGCCGATCATGGCGCCGCTTTCAGACTTATTAGGTGTAAGCCGGCAAACATCGGTGCTTGCTTTCCAGATGGGGGACGGTTTGACGAATATTATCACTCCGACAAGCGGTTTACTGCTTGCAGCGCTCGCAATGGCGGGAATTTCATTTGCTAAATGGTTCAAGTGGGTGTGGCCGTTAATTTTAATTCAATTTGTACTTGGAGCCATTTTTGTAACGATTGCGCATGTGTTTGTCTGGCCTGCGTAA
- a CDS encoding amidohydrolase produces MLNQLFERYDGLYSEQVEIRRHLHQHPELSNEEVETPKMVAEYLRKLGIDVREGVGGRGVVGTLVGGKPGRTIALRADFDALPIQDEKEVEYKSKVPGVMHACGHDLHTASLLGVAKVLSEVREQIAGTVVFVHQFAEETTPGGADLMVKDGCLEGVDVIYGAHVMSTEPVGTVQVMEGYSSSAQDDFTIEVMGKGGHGASPHETVDALVTASQLVVNLQQIVSRRVSPQQAAAVTVGSLHSGEGHNVIPNQAIIKGTVRTYNEEVREMIEGALKQIVKSTCEAAGADYKLDYISDCPSIWNDSEETARVKDVATKIFGDDKVSYGPPMMGSEDFAYYQKAVKGSFFIAGGRNPEIQAVYPHHHPMFDVDERSMEYIGKTFIGLVFEDVLNGQS; encoded by the coding sequence TTGCTGAATCAATTATTCGAACGGTACGACGGACTATACTCGGAACAGGTGGAAATCCGCCGTCATTTGCACCAGCATCCTGAGTTGTCCAATGAAGAAGTAGAAACACCGAAAATGGTCGCTGAATACTTGCGTAAACTCGGTATCGACGTGCGAGAAGGCGTAGGCGGCCGCGGTGTCGTTGGCACGTTAGTCGGAGGAAAGCCGGGCAGAACGATTGCGCTGCGAGCTGATTTCGACGCACTGCCAATACAAGATGAAAAAGAAGTGGAATACAAATCAAAAGTGCCTGGCGTGATGCATGCATGCGGCCATGATTTACATACGGCGTCGCTGCTTGGTGTTGCCAAGGTGCTTTCAGAGGTACGAGAACAAATCGCAGGGACAGTTGTTTTTGTGCATCAATTCGCTGAAGAAACGACGCCAGGTGGCGCGGATCTCATGGTCAAGGATGGCTGTTTGGAAGGCGTTGACGTTATTTACGGCGCGCATGTCATGTCGACTGAACCTGTTGGGACAGTGCAAGTAATGGAAGGGTATTCCTCTTCAGCGCAAGATGATTTTACGATTGAAGTGATGGGTAAAGGCGGACACGGAGCATCACCGCATGAAACAGTTGACGCACTTGTGACGGCGAGTCAGCTCGTCGTCAACTTGCAGCAAATTGTGAGCCGCCGTGTAAGTCCGCAGCAAGCAGCGGCTGTCACAGTCGGTTCGCTGCATAGCGGTGAAGGGCATAATGTTATTCCAAACCAAGCGATTATCAAAGGAACTGTCCGCACGTATAACGAAGAAGTTCGTGAAATGATTGAAGGCGCGTTGAAGCAAATCGTGAAATCCACATGTGAAGCAGCAGGTGCAGACTATAAGTTGGATTACATCAGTGACTGCCCTTCAATTTGGAACGACTCCGAAGAAACTGCGCGTGTGAAAGATGTCGCAACGAAGATCTTCGGTGACGATAAAGTGAGTTACGGCCCGCCGATGATGGGCAGTGAAGACTTTGCCTACTACCAGAAAGCGGTAAAGGGTTCGTTCTTCATTGCCGGCGGACGAAATCCTGAAATTCAAGCGGTGTACCCGCATCATCATCCAATGTTCGATGTCGATGAGCGCTCGATGGAGTATATCGGGAAAACATTCATTGGACTTGTATTTGAAGATGTTTTGAACGGGCAGTCATAA
- the ltrA gene encoding group II intron reverse transcriptase/maturase: MLMEQILSRENLLSALKRVERNKGSHGVDGMPVQNLRAHIVKHWESMKMELLEGTYEPQPVRRVEIPKPDGGVRLLGIPTVLDRLIQQAIAQRLTSLYDSTFSDHSYGFRPNRSAHGAVRKAKGYITEGNRWVVDIDLEKFFDKVNHDRLLGTLAKRIKDKRLLKLIRKYLKSGIMINGVVTNSEEGTPQGGPLSPLLSNIVLDELDAELERRGHLFVRYADDCNIYVKTKKAGHRVMDSVTSFIEGKLKLKVNMNKSKVDRPWKRKFLGFSFTNGKVPKVRIANQSIKRMKIKIREITSRKKPYPLEYRIKKLNQYLMGWCGYFALADTPSIFAAFDSWIRRRLRMCMWKDWKKPRTKVRKLIGLGAPKEKAYEWGNSRKGYWRISKSPVLHRTLGNSYWSSQGLKSLVFRYETLRHQS, translated from the coding sequence ATGTTGATGGAGCAGATACTATCACGGGAAAATCTACTTTCCGCCTTGAAACGGGTGGAACGCAACAAAGGTAGCCACGGTGTGGATGGAATGCCCGTACAAAACCTACGAGCGCATATCGTGAAGCATTGGGAGTCCATGAAAATGGAACTGTTAGAGGGAACCTATGAACCGCAACCAGTCCGCAGGGTCGAAATCCCGAAACCTGACGGTGGCGTGCGTCTATTAGGCATCCCTACCGTGCTAGACCGGCTCATTCAACAAGCGATTGCCCAGAGACTCACTTCGTTATATGACTCAACGTTTTCAGACCATAGCTATGGTTTTCGTCCAAATCGGAGCGCCCATGGCGCGGTAAGAAAAGCGAAAGGCTATATAACAGAAGGTAACCGATGGGTAGTCGATATAGACTTGGAGAAATTCTTTGACAAAGTGAACCATGATCGACTCCTGGGAACACTGGCGAAACGAATCAAAGATAAACGCCTACTGAAGTTAATCCGAAAGTATTTGAAGTCGGGCATCATGATAAATGGCGTGGTAACGAATAGTGAAGAAGGGACACCGCAAGGGGGTCCTCTTAGTCCCTTACTTTCCAATATAGTACTAGACGAACTAGACGCAGAATTGGAGAGAAGAGGTCATTTATTTGTCCGCTATGCTGATGACTGCAATATCTATGTGAAAACAAAGAAGGCGGGACATCGAGTGATGGATTCTGTCACTTCATTTATCGAAGGAAAACTGAAGTTGAAAGTGAATATGAACAAGTCCAAAGTAGACCGTCCGTGGAAGAGGAAATTTCTTGGATTTAGCTTTACCAATGGTAAAGTCCCGAAGGTTCGAATTGCCAATCAAAGTATCAAGCGCATGAAGATTAAAATTCGGGAGATTACATCTAGAAAGAAACCTTATCCATTAGAGTATCGGATTAAGAAACTTAACCAATATTTGATGGGATGGTGTGGATATTTTGCCTTGGCAGATACGCCAAGCATATTCGCTGCATTTGATTCGTGGATTAGAAGAAGGTTACGCATGTGTATGTGGAAAGATTGGAAGAAACCCCGTACCAAAGTGAGAAAACTCATTGGATTAGGCGCTCCAAAAGAGAAAGCTTATGAATGGGGGAACTCTCGCAAAGGCTATTGGAGAATTTCTAAAAGTCCCGTACTACACAGAACCCTCGGGAACTCCTACTGGAGTTCCCAAGGGCTCAAAAGTCTAGTATTTCGTTACGAAACTTTGCGTCATCAATCTTAA
- the rbsK gene encoding ribokinase, whose product MKKRIVVVGSLNMDIIISTDRLPQIGETILGNEVNYLPGGKGANQAVSIARLGGDITMIGAVGQDEFGKSLLEQMERNQVNTAFIDQVEDVKTGIADIFHVNHDNCIVVVPGANFTLTPDKITPEMEQLIAQSDVLLTQLEIPLETVQRVLEIANKHNVKTILNPAPAQTLPAELLHLVDYLTPNETEFAMLAEHTFTTNDELATLMTEWESAYNQTLIVTLGEQGSAHLQDGKLVVTPAEKVEVVDTTGAGDSFNGALAISIAEEKSLPEMLAFATKVAARAVTKFGAQDGMPFAADLD is encoded by the coding sequence TTGAAGAAACGTATTGTCGTTGTCGGCAGTTTAAATATGGATATTATTATCTCAACAGATCGCTTACCCCAAATCGGAGAAACGATTTTAGGCAATGAAGTCAACTACCTTCCCGGCGGTAAAGGCGCCAATCAAGCTGTCAGCATTGCACGCTTAGGCGGTGATATCACAATGATTGGGGCTGTCGGGCAAGACGAATTCGGGAAAAGCTTACTCGAACAAATGGAAAGAAACCAAGTGAACACGGCGTTTATCGACCAAGTCGAAGACGTTAAAACAGGAATCGCGGACATTTTCCACGTCAATCACGACAACTGTATCGTCGTTGTCCCAGGCGCCAACTTCACACTGACTCCTGATAAAATCACTCCAGAAATGGAGCAGCTTATCGCTCAATCGGACGTGTTGTTAACGCAACTCGAAATTCCTCTTGAAACGGTTCAAAGAGTCTTGGAAATCGCAAACAAACATAATGTAAAAACGATCCTGAATCCAGCACCTGCGCAAACATTGCCTGCAGAGTTGCTGCACCTCGTTGACTATTTGACGCCAAACGAAACAGAATTCGCGATGCTTGCTGAGCACACGTTCACCACAAATGATGAACTCGCAACACTTATGACAGAGTGGGAATCCGCGTATAACCAAACGCTGATCGTCACACTTGGCGAGCAGGGAAGCGCACATTTGCAAGACGGCAAACTTGTCGTTACGCCCGCTGAAAAAGTGGAAGTTGTTGATACGACTGGCGCTGGTGACTCGTTTAATGGTGCGCTTGCCATCAGCATTGCAGAAGAAAAATCACTTCCTGAAATGCTTGCATTCGCAACAAAAGTTGCAGCCCGGGCAGTCACGAAATTCGGCGCGCAAGACGGTATGCCGTTTGCAGCTGATTTGGATTAA
- a CDS encoding M20 metallopeptidase family protein translates to METISVQWIEERLDGYLRDTYKHLHMNPELSKEETNTQGFIQQELDRIGITHRAMAKTGVCAEISGANPGKTILMRCDIDALPIEEDTGLDYSSTTKGVMHACGHDAHTTIGLAILTILKERKNEWNGTVKIMFQPTEEAQPGGAKPMIEEGILENPKVDAAICLHTNPFLAPGVFEMKPGYMLANTDRVYITLIGKGGHAAAPQQGIDAIAMAGQFVTGVQNIVSRQTSPLDNGVITFGTIKGGTTSNVLCGRVEISGTVRTIKTETQDKIASQLEVLLRSITDFWGGSYEYTFSKGYPASWNHPELTDVLTKSVTSTFGDQSVVVNEHPYMSGDDFSIVASKVPSVFMYWGTGSSEKENFPWHNAHYHVNLDALKYGVATGLHCITELLECEKVGQA, encoded by the coding sequence ATGGAAACGATTTCTGTCCAATGGATCGAAGAACGCCTCGACGGGTATCTCCGAGACACATACAAACATTTACACATGAATCCCGAATTGAGTAAGGAAGAAACAAATACTCAAGGCTTCATTCAACAAGAATTGGATCGCATCGGGATTACACACAGAGCGATGGCGAAAACAGGCGTTTGCGCGGAAATTTCGGGAGCGAACCCTGGAAAGACGATTTTAATGCGTTGCGACATTGACGCATTGCCAATCGAAGAAGACACTGGACTCGACTATAGCTCGACAACTAAAGGTGTCATGCATGCGTGCGGTCATGATGCGCACACGACGATCGGTCTCGCGATTTTAACGATCCTGAAAGAGCGCAAAAACGAATGGAACGGAACCGTTAAAATCATGTTCCAGCCGACAGAAGAAGCGCAGCCGGGCGGGGCGAAACCGATGATCGAAGAAGGAATCCTCGAGAATCCTAAAGTCGACGCGGCGATTTGTCTTCATACGAACCCATTCCTTGCTCCAGGTGTTTTTGAGATGAAACCTGGATACATGCTTGCGAATACGGATCGTGTGTACATTACGCTAATCGGTAAAGGCGGTCACGCTGCTGCGCCCCAGCAAGGAATTGACGCAATTGCAATGGCAGGTCAATTTGTTACAGGTGTCCAAAATATCGTGTCACGCCAAACCTCTCCACTTGATAACGGCGTCATCACGTTCGGAACTATCAAAGGCGGGACGACTTCCAACGTACTTTGCGGTCGTGTGGAAATCTCGGGAACAGTTCGTACCATTAAAACAGAAACTCAAGATAAAATCGCATCCCAACTTGAAGTACTGCTTCGTTCCATCACTGATTTCTGGGGCGGATCGTATGAATATACCTTCAGTAAGGGATATCCAGCGAGCTGGAATCATCCTGAATTGACAGATGTACTAACGAAATCGGTTACTTCTACGTTTGGAGACCAATCTGTTGTTGTCAATGAACACCCGTATATGAGCGGCGATGATTTTTCAATCGTTGCAAGTAAAGTTCCTTCCGTCTTCATGTATTGGGGTACAGGTTCATCCGAAAAGGAGAACTTCCCTTGGCATAACGCGCACTACCACGTAAATTTGGATGCGCTGAAATATGGCGTTGCGACAGGTTTACACTGCATTACGGAACTACTAGAATGTGAAAAGGTGGGACAAGCATGA
- a CDS encoding nucleoside hydrolase produces MKKVIIDVDTGIDDAIGILLAEKSGEADILGITTVNGNTSLEQATINTRKVTTLLGRDDLKVVQGASRPLMREPFFEVSVHGNDGIGGALKDMKVEIRDEGFAPDFIIEQAKKYPGEITVILLAPLTNMALAIRKEPRLKEWLKELVIMGGAVDHPGNITATAEYNIYIDPEAAKIVFHSGIPITLVGLDVTANTLLTKKDVEAIQPGPARDFVEESTVHYMNHYLKRNGHEACSMHDPLAVGVALDRTLVKTEKYYVDVETKSELCDGQTVCDFKNYYKKEPNVNVCMEVDEARFIRKLVDTLGK; encoded by the coding sequence ATGAAAAAAGTGATCATTGACGTAGATACTGGTATTGACGACGCAATCGGGATTTTGCTTGCGGAAAAGAGCGGGGAAGCGGACATCCTCGGCATTACGACGGTGAACGGTAACACGTCTTTAGAACAAGCGACGATCAATACACGTAAAGTGACAACATTGCTTGGCCGTGACGACTTGAAAGTGGTTCAAGGAGCATCCCGTCCATTGATGCGCGAACCATTTTTCGAAGTAAGTGTCCATGGGAACGACGGAATTGGCGGCGCGCTGAAAGACATGAAAGTGGAAATTCGGGATGAAGGATTTGCACCTGATTTCATCATAGAACAAGCGAAAAAATATCCAGGCGAGATCACGGTGATTTTACTTGCACCACTCACAAACATGGCGCTTGCAATCCGCAAAGAGCCGCGTCTCAAAGAGTGGCTGAAAGAACTTGTCATCATGGGCGGAGCTGTCGACCATCCAGGCAATATTACAGCAACTGCTGAGTACAACATATACATCGATCCGGAAGCTGCGAAAATCGTCTTCCACTCAGGGATTCCGATTACGTTAGTTGGACTTGACGTGACAGCGAACACATTGCTGACGAAAAAAGACGTCGAAGCGATTCAACCAGGTCCTGCACGAGACTTCGTTGAGGAATCTACGGTTCATTACATGAATCACTACTTGAAGCGAAACGGCCACGAGGCATGTTCAATGCATGATCCGCTAGCAGTTGGCGTTGCCCTCGATCGGACACTCGTGAAAACGGAGAAGTACTACGTTGACGTTGAAACGAAAAGTGAACTGTGTGATGGACAAACCGTTTGTGACTTCAAAAATTATTACAAGAAGGAACCGAATGTGAACGTATGCATGGAAGTGGATGAGGCTCGATTCATCCGGAAACTTGTGGACACGTTAGGGAAGTAA